One Echeneis naucrates chromosome 4, fEcheNa1.1, whole genome shotgun sequence genomic window, tgcctcttaaaggaagtttttcctgctcatcggggatctgttgggtctctttaaataaatttataaagagtttggtctagacctgctctatatgtaaagtgccttgatgtaactttgttatgatttggcgctatacaaataaatttgatttgatttgatttgatttgatcccaAGATGACACTTTGGTCCTAAACAGCACGTCGAACAACTGCTAAAAGAAATGAGATGCAATCTGGTGATTCTCATGTTTAATTTTGCTTTGATCGTCCAATACTTTGATAAATGATCTACTCAACTTCACATCAGTTACCTGTTAAATATTTGGATAGAACTACTGGCGTCACTGAGGGATTTCTTTTCCTACATCTTTCGTGACCATCTGTGTTTCAgagggaggtcagaggtcactatCAGTTATGCCAAGCTAATAGTCCCTGTGGGAGGAACGGCATATGTATCCTGTTCATCCCGCTGTAGTTTGTTACAACCCAAAAACAGACTAACAGCGGTGATAATGATAACACACACTTGATTTATTCAGGGCCATAATGAGGAAGCAGCTCACTTTCAGCCACAATCTTAGTTTGTAGAATAAATCACTTTCCATGTGAAGCCACTGTGTGTTGTCAAGAGTTCCCATCATTCTGTTGTGACTGACAGGAAAATGAGGAAATATGTTTCTGCACTTCTGCAATATGTCAATTTATGGATAAAATGGTTAACAATGTGTGAACTTTCATCCACACTAATGAGTCACCCCGAACAGCAACACCTCCATGAAGACGAAGCAAATAATCAAAAGGGCTGAAAGCTCAAGAACAAGCCAGCGAGTAAGCTGACTTTATGTTCAGATTGTTTCATCAAAAAACAGTAGTTATCACCTGAACTGCTCAGTAATACTAGATTTTTTAAACGGAGAGACAGTTCACCCTTTAATCTGTACTGTTCTCATCAGTTACTGGTTGTTTCAGTAGATTCTGTTTGTCAGACTTTTGTTGGTCTCAGCTCCACCTGATGTTGACACTGTGCTTCTTGTTTGACAGTCCCATCCCATCCTGACTCTCCTGGACCAGCTTGGGGTCATAGCACAGATCCTGATTTCTGTCAGGAAGTCAGCCCATTCACTGTGAATCTGGTTTCCTGTCTGATTCGCACAGTTCCCACCCACATCTGCTGTATCCAGCgtgttttccctccatcttctgatccagatccagtaaataaatgctttgtACACTTCTGACCAGTGAAACATTTCCTGCAagtgaaaaagaagagggaTGACCTCGTGTTCGGGGATTGTCCCTGAAAACAGCCGATAGTTTAAAGTGCTAAGAAAGTCTCTGCTGAAGAGCAAAACCTTGAAAAGAAATGGATGCCGGTTTAAAAAATTTGTTAGCAACAATAAATTCACTGGCGCCATGTGAATGTTCAGTTcctcttgtgtttctgtgtgggaGTGGAGGCGGTTTTAGGGTTTATTTTGTAGGTCTATAAAACAAGATATCTGCAGTTTGGAAAAgtgttggaaaaacagaaacaaaccaaatctTTTGGGCTGTGGAGAAagtctgagaaaatgaaattctttgGTCTTGCTTTCTGACAGAGACTCAGAGTaagtctgtgctgctgccatgttttctctttctgtgcagTTGTTGAAATAAGTTTTTCATTCCCTGCCTTGCACAGACTAAATTAAAAAGGCTTTGAGGGATTTTTCACATCTCAAGCACAGGCTCTTCAAAAAGTGGATACTGCACAGCgatgcattttaatattttcaactCCAGGCTCAACACATAGAGAACGGAAATAAAACAACCACGAAGCACCTTTCCACTGCATCCACAGGAGCCATTGGTTACGTACGCTCCAGAATCAATCACTGCAGTTCAAGTCACTGTATAGCGTTTGCCTTCTGACTGACCTCTGGGTCTGCCCCATCTGCTTGAACTCCTCTGGTATTGTTGGCCCTGCTCAGAGCAGAAACGTCCCTCTGTGTACTCAAGAAGCCCGAAATGGCAATTTCGTTGACCTTTCTTGTGCGATCTTGTGTACTTATTTATAAGATGCTGTACCTAATATTTAGACCAAAACATTCTGCTTGTGTGTCACTGTGGAAGTACAgaagtgaatgaaaatgataCATTAGTCCCAGCGCTCACCAAAAGCCTTCTTGGGTCCGACCAGGCGCAGAGTGAAGGGTATCCCTCTGGGCTGCTCTTTTAGCATCTTAGCCACCTCATAGTGTCGACAGCCAACAATGCTCTGGTCATTGATGGCCTCGATGTGGTCACCAACACATACAGTCTTCAGCCGGTCGATAGTGCTGCCTTCTTTTATcctctggaaaacaaaaccacactTTTCAGAGACATCCAGATGCTCCTGATGTTCTTTAATCTTTTGGTTAAGAAAATTGGGCTATTACAAATTGATTCTTCTTGTTTGTTCACATTTTAAAGTTCAGCTCTGGACTCTCGGGCTATTTCACtgagggccaacacacaattttagaataaaataattcaGCCCAGGTTCACAACAATGTAAAGTTGGTGACCTTAATAAAAGCGTATCCAGCTCCGTTGTCTGTGATGGTGAGGCCCAGTGCGTCCTCCGTCTTTGTCACCTCCACCTCCTTGGTTTCTCCTCTGACATGAGCAAAGATGAAGTCTTCCAGTCCGATCTGCCCCCCCAGCAGTTTCTGCATGTCCACTTTATGGGAGTTCAGGGTGCAGAACAAGATCTGAGGCAAAGATCAGATATTTCCATTCATTCAAAGCAATGAATATTTCAAACTGACAGATGAGCTCAAAGATTACTGATGAGAAAGGTTTACATGTCAAGGCAGCTTCTGCTCTGTTGGAATTCTTTGTTTGAGTTGTACAGATCTAACACCAGAGGTCAGTAGAGCCAAACCGTTTGGTTCTGCTCTTGTGGCCATTTTGTTACAAGCTGTAAATGTGACACCTTATAAAGAGACTCTGCATATTCTAAACTTAATGGTTGAAGTTTgaatcattattttaaaaagtcaggGGTTCATTTAAGTGTTTGAGCCATGACATTTTCAGTgatgttaaacattttaaacaaaactgactTCAAATCATAAAATACAACTAAATCTCattaacaaaacattatttatcaGGAATTTAGAAAAGGTGTCTCCGACACAGTTAATCCTGAgtcatttgtatttattctatCAAATCATCATTGGCTTACAAAGACCTCACAGGTCAAAGATGTGTTATTCTGAAACCTGAAGTTAAAGGTCATGTTTAACTTAATAATCCATAACGGAAATTGAAGATAACCCGAGTGAACTCTTATCTCAGCTGGAGCGGTTCCACACAGATATCACACTGTAATTCTTCTGGCAGGTAAAACGCTCTTACTGCAGTCCAAGGTCTTTTCTGGCATCTGAACTGTAACTTTATGTTGCTCCTCAATCTACAGGAGGTCAAGGAAACTGCTGCACTTCTCACTATCACCAACTGTTTGATATTTCTCATAGAACGTCTGACTGTAGTTCAAGGTCTTGTAGATACACAGGTCGTTAAATAAACTATTATCAAATCAATATCTGATTTTGAAGCAAAACTTTGATCGTTTTTGCATTTCTGGACTAATTTTagttgcatttaaatatttctcatatttatttataaggGGATTGAAGCAGCCTATTAATAGCAATCTATTCGACAGCAGATGCGACACAGCAAACAATGAGTCACTATACATAATCTTACATTATCAGATTAGTCCACTTTGGCTCTCTTCAGTCATCCTGAATTTTTAGTATTTAGCATTTGGCATTGAATACTTGCATAATGTGAGCAAACAGTCATATCCATAAGACCCTGACTCGTGGTTTCCCGATAAGATCATCAAGGTTCTCTGCTGTTGTACTTTACATCACATAATCGTTTCATCTGTAGTCATTTATGTCCAGAGGCACACAGATAGGATGAGCCTTCATGGCGGCCTTTGTATCGCCACTGATAAGTATTATAGCTGCAGATGAACATTCTGTTGCTGAGTGTGTGACTAAGACATCCTGGAAAAAGTTGAGACGTGACACAGAGTACATTTGAGAAAAATATGTCTGAGGCTTGTTGTACAGCGTTTGATTGTTGTGTACTTTCTACCCTGATCCTCCATCTTCACATTGTGCACTGAGTGTTTGGTGGAAGAGCTCtcccttttgtttgttgtatttttctgttggtTGGTTGAATGTGCTGGTTACTTCTGACCAcacaagcacaacacaaaagatAGTTCTTTCCTAACCTATCCGTGCAGTTGTGTCTACTGCCTGTGCATCCATACACTCTAAATGTCGGCCTGAGATCTAATCCAATAAACGGGTGTGTGACCTGAGCTCAGAGGGCCCATCCACTTCGGTTGTCTTGTGTCCTGAGAGCAGTGTTTGCATCACTGCACCCTGACCTACTAAAGGTTTGATTCTCAGGGACTCTGAACTTGCTATTACTTTGAACTACAACAACTCTATTTAACAGTTTAATTCCATGCTGTAATGTAACAAGTGAAAAACCATAAAATTTACCTCCCTATCCAGAATATTGTATTTGATTATCCGAAACTGCTGCCTTTACAGACCCAGACTGCTTCTTAATGTCTCAGGATGAGTCTGGCCAAGTCTGGGAAAATAAGCCACATGATGTCATCAGAGGGTTATCGAGGATTGGCAACGATATGGGGCAACAACTAGTTTTTAAATGTAGCTTGGGGTTTTCAGAGATGTGAGATTTTGCGGGAAATTTCGCTGGAAATCTTTCCTAATGCATGAGTTGAAATGAAGCACTcctcatttaaatgaaaatgattatcTAGAAAGAATATTTCCAATGAAGCCTGCAGAACTAGTTCAGTAACTCACTATCAAACAAATTTCTAATCATCTGCAACTACTTTGTTTTTCAAGTCACTTTAAGGGCAACACTTTTATCTCTCGGTTTGCTGAAACTTTAATTGCTGTGGGTTATAATTGGTTTTGTACAGCGTGGGCTGTACAGGACGCCGGCTGGTTGTTTGTTTCCACTATTGATCGTGGTCAAGGCGCAGACGAGTACATAGCCTGGCAGACAGTAGCAGCGCCAAATGATCTTCAATAGTGCATCATGGAAAAAAGCCTGCACTAGAAACCTAACACCTACTTTCCTGCCAGACCCACATTGCCCTGtctgagcagaaaaacagacatattttttgtttacaaatgTGGATGTTCAGAGGTAGTCTGACAGTGGTGGGTTTGTTCTGTACCTCTGATGGGGAGATATTGAACACTTCTGCGATCTTGGCATACAGCTCCTTGACATTGGTAAATCCGTGGATGCGGCCTGTAGGACTGCCATGAGCCAGCTGGGTGTGGAAGATGAGCCTCGGTCTCGGGTATTCTGGTGGGCccggtggtggtggtgacgGAGGAGGGAGCGGAGGCGCTGTGGGCTCCACACACCCCTCATTGTGGCTGTGGTTCTGGGCCTTGTGGCCCTCCAtggctccagctcctgctgcctTAGTGTCCTGCGGGCTCATAACCTCCCCGTTCTGCATTGGCCCCggctcaggtgtgtgtgtggtcctcCTCAGGGAGTCCTGGTGCTGCTCCGCTCTGGCTGGGACAGAAACACTGTCTTTCCTCCTGCTTAGCTGAGCCGCCCAGAGCTTTGTGGTGAAGAGGGTGGATGAATTAGTGATGAGAGTGGCCTGGTAACAGTATCTGGAAGAGGCCAGCCAGGGCCTACCAGGGAGAAACCAGACACCCTTTGAGCTGAGGATTGTATGTGTTAAACCTGAGACTCTAGCAGCTCATGCaaagagaacacaaacaaaacacatcaggtAATGATTTCTTTATAAGCATGACACAGTCGAGAATCTAATTCCTGATATCAGTCTGCCTGAGAGATGCGTGAACAGTCCTCTAAACTGTGAAGATGTCCTGCACATCTACAAAGTGACTTGCATAGTGGGTGGTTCCAAAATGACCACAGACAATGTTTCAGTGTTATAGGTAAGGTGATATTCATTGGCCACACTGAAAGCAAGAGCCTGTTGCTGGGATGACTCCTTGGTGATGCACTGACCTTTGTGACCCCGCAGACAGACTGCTGATGACAATTAGCCAATCAGCTGGTTGGTAAGTGGATCAATTTCCTAACTTTCTTTTCATAGCTCTTCAGCAGACTCCACAACAAGTTTGAGTAGCTGGAACTGGAGCAGAGCAGGTCATGAGGGAAAAACGgttttgtttctgctgaatGTGAGATAAATATTCACCTCACTGAAAAGCCTCAACTTGAACAACAGTTCCATTAATATTActgtggtg contains:
- the gipc3 gene encoding PDZ domain-containing protein GIPC3: MQNGEVMSPQDTKAAGAGAMEGHKAQNHSHNEGCVEPTAPPLPPPSPPPPGPPEYPRPRLIFHTQLAHGSPTGRIHGFTNVKELYAKIAEVFNISPSEILFCTLNSHKVDMQKLLGGQIGLEDFIFAHVRGETKEVEVTKTEDALGLTITDNGAGYAFIKRIKEGSTIDRLKTVCVGDHIEAINDQSIVGCRHYEVAKMLKEQPRGIPFTLRLVGPKKAFDMIGMRTRVPKSNEGKMVNGRETLRLRSKGAATVQEVQNEFEEQATKKVDDLLESYMGIRDLELATTIVEAGKDKKNPDDFAEALDSVLGDFAFPDVFLFDVWGAIGDVKNGRI